The bacterium genomic sequence CCGGCCATCCGGCGCAGATCCGCGATGAAGGGGCCATCGCCCGCAATCTCGAGCGTCGTCGGGGCTTCGATGTGGGCGAGAGCCTGAAGGACGAGGTCGAATCCCTTCTCGGGGCTTGGCCGCCCCAGCAGGAGGATGCGGCGCTCGGGGGCGGGGCCCGCGGCTTCGATCTCCGCGCTCAGGCGGGTGTAGAGGTGGAGTACCTCCAACTGTTCGGGATTCATCCCGCTCTCGATGAGGAGTTCACGGACGTAGCGGCTCGGGAGGAGGAGGCGGTGCAGGCGGCCGCTCGCCTGTTGATTTTTGCGCACATCGCGCCACACCCGCAGCGCGGTGTCCGGCCGGCGGGGCATGCAGAGCTGGGTGTGGGCCTTCCAGAGGCAGTGCGCATCGAAGGGTTTCGTGCAGATGCCGTCCCAGGTGCGGGGCATCCGTCTTCCCGAGGGGCAGCTGAGGCGGAGGCCGAGGACGTACCGGACGGCGGGGGCGGATTCGCTCAGCAGCCCGATTGCCGCCGGGTTGAGGACCTGGGCGATGAAAATGACATCGGGCCGGAACTGCCGAAGCGCTTCCCGGATGGCGGGAAGGGCGCCTTTTCCGGTGTGATCGAACCCGAGGCCGCCCGGAACCCGGAACGCCGGGCGCGGGCCCGAATCATTTCCGGGCGCGGTATCGTGGAGGACGCCGACCTCGTGTCCCATCTGCTCGAGCCGCGAGATGGCGTCGAGAAAGTAGACCTCCGCGCCGCCGACGATGCTGTAGTGTTCGTTGCACGCGAGAATTCGCATACGGGGGAATCTTTCCTGAGAGGGCCGTGGGGGCGGGAGCAGATAACGCCTCAGCTGGGCTTTTGAAAGACCACGATGACGTTCCGGCAGAGCAGATGGCCGAACGCCGCTTCGAGCCCGGTAAAGGCCGCCTCCCACAGGCGAAGCAGTTGGGGGAAGGGCAGGTGCCGCCGGAGCGGGTTCCGGCGGTCGAGCTTTCTCCACAGATCCCGCACCACCCAGGCCGGCTCTCCCCAGGAGCGCCAGTAGCCCTCGCCCGCGTACGCGGCGGGGATGAGACCCGCCTGCCGCCCCAGGGCTTCCAGCCCTTTCTCAGTATAGTGGGTTTCCCAGCCCCAGGGCCAGGTGCCCGCGCGGATGCGCCGGGCCTTCATCACGGTGTAGCCCGTGAAGGTTTGCGGCACGCTGATGACCGCCCAGCCGCCGGGGCGGAGGAGGCGGAACTGCTCGGCCATCATCCCGGCCGGATCGGGGAAGTGCTCGACCAGCCCCTGATGAAAGACGAGAGAAAAAGTGCCGCTCCGGAAGGGGAGCTGAAACACATCTCCGCGGACGAGGCGCAGCCGCTGTTCGAGCTGGCTCGCGGCGCGCCGCACCACCGAAAGGCTCCCCGCGGCGATGTCGATTCCCCAGAAATTCAGATGGGGGTAGCGTTTGGCGAGGATGCAGCTGTCGATGCCGGTGCCGCAGCCGAGCTCGATGGCGTGGCCGCCGCCGGGGGCATCATCCAGCGCCCGCTCGAGCAGGCCGAGGTAGCGGCCCCGCTCTTCCAGATGGGTTTTGCGCAGTTCCCGGAAATCCGAG encodes the following:
- a CDS encoding glycosyltransferase family 4 protein; translated protein: MRILACNEHYSIVGGAEVYFLDAISRLEQMGHEVGVLHDTAPGNDSGPRPAFRVPGGLGFDHTGKGALPAIREALRQFRPDVIFIAQVLNPAAIGLLSESAPAVRYVLGLRLSCPSGRRMPRTWDGICTKPFDAHCLWKAHTQLCMPRRPDTALRVWRDVRKNQQASGRLHRLLLPSRYVRELLIESGMNPEQLEVLHLYTRLSAEIEAAGPAPERRILLLGRPSPEKGFDLVLQALAHIEAPTTLEIAGDGPFIADLRRMAGEIPSRHEIVFSGFIPRDRISEAYRRARVAVVPSIWPEPFGIVGIEAMAHGLPAVAFDVGGIPDWLTDGLTGALVPRKDVPGLARALESYLSDPELAQKHGQAGRDMVRRRFLPEHHMNRLVEVFEEATSS
- a CDS encoding methyltransferase domain-containing protein, with the protein product MTDPSLPVEKFEAIYKDYEGLSDFRELRKTHLEERGRYLGLLERALDDAPGGGHAIELGCGTGIDSCILAKRYPHLNFWGIDIAAGSLSVVRRAASQLEQRLRLVRGDVFQLPFRSGTFSLVFHQGLVEHFPDPAGMMAEQFRLLRPGGWAVISVPQTFTGYTVMKARRIRAGTWPWGWETHYTEKGLEALGRQAGLIPAAYAGEGYWRSWGEPAWVVRDLWRKLDRRNPLRRHLPFPQLLRLWEAAFTGLEAAFGHLLCRNVIVVFQKPS